One Lonchura striata isolate bLonStr1 unplaced genomic scaffold, bLonStr1.mat Scaffold_228, whole genome shotgun sequence genomic region harbors:
- the EXOSC2 gene encoding exosome complex component RRP4: protein MAAVTMRLPAARAPLDSSAPRSGEKHLVAPGDTITTDTGYMRGHGTYVEDDKLIASVAGVVERVNKLVCVRALKGRYNGEIGDVVVGRITEVQQKRWKVEINSRLDSVLLLSSINLPGGELRRKSAEDELAMRDYLQEGDLISAEVQSIFSDGAVSLHTRSLKYGKLAQGVLVQVSPSLVKRQKTHFHDLPCGASVILGNNGFIWIYPTPEQKDDEAGGYTANLEPVPLSDREVISRLRNCIMALVTHKIMLFDTSILYCYEASLPHQIKDILKPEVTEEIVLEARQRLLDSEG, encoded by the exons ATGGCGGCGGTCACCATGAGGCTGCCGGCGGCCCGAGCGCCCCTGGATTCCAGCGCGCCCCGGAGCGGCGAGAAGCACCTGGTGGCACCGGGGGACACGATCACCACGGACACGGGATACATGAG GGGCCACGGTACTTATGTGGAGGACGACAAGCTGATCGCCTCGGTGGCCGGCGTGGTGGAGAGGGTGAACAAGCTGGTGTGTGTGAGGGCGCTGAAGGGCAG GTACAACGGCGAGATCGGCGACGTCGTGGTCGGCAGGATCACCGAG GTTCAGCAGAAGCGATGGAAAGTGGAAATAAATTCCAGGCTGGATTCAGTCCTGTTGCTGTCGTCTATAAATTTACCTGGTGGGGAGCTG agaaggaaatcaGCAGAAGATGAGCTTGCAATGAGGGACTACCTGCAGGAAGGGGATCTCATCAGT GCAGAGGTCCAGTCTATATTTTCTGATGGGGCTGTATCGCTGCACACCCGGAGCCTGAAGTATGGGAAG CTTGCCCAGGGTGTGCTGGTTCAGGTCTCTCCCTCCCTTGTGAAACGCCAGAAGACTCATTTCCATGACCTGCCCTGTGGGGCATCCGTGATCCTCGGCAACAATGGCTTCATCTGGATCTACCCAACCCCGGAGCAGAAGGATGACGAGGCCGGAGGCTACACGGCCAACTTGGAG CCAGTTCCCTTGTCTGACCGGGAGGTGATCTCACGGCTCCGAAACTGCATCATGGCTCTGGTTACTCACAAGATTATGCTCTTTGACACCAGCATCCTATATTGCTATGAAGCATCCCTTCCTCATCAG ATCAAGGACATTCTCAAACCAGAGGTGACAGAGGAGATCGTTCTGGAAGCTCGGCAGAGGTTGCTGGATTCAGAGGGATAG